The Streptomyces pactum genome contains a region encoding:
- a CDS encoding AAA family ATPase encodes MTETAQPDPSTNPTPAHPAAADQPAPLAELVRARLAAAELAEPVKALVEEALGDGETRVASPVGRVYLESVSVSRFRGIGPRAWLRLSPRPGVNLVVGRNGSGKSSIAEGIETAFTGTNLRWEGKDAARTQNWRNLHDTDGGPEIEVKLAVAGDTGRSTLVRTWEGEDFDDSRGELRRPGHGRASLDQVGWEQPLANFRPFLSYADLDRMLSGKPAHMYDAIATILGLGRLSTAEGRLRQELRGLEAAAKAVKEELPGLKDALYELEDDDRAVQALLAVDTPGTPDFVTLDALVAGLPARADDGLIAELRVEAAVQSPDIDRTGAAVDRLREALASVDDLRGTSAEDALQRAALLERAVDHHDRHPDVDSCPVCGTTGKLDAAWAAEALAEITALRQEAETATAARAELRSAARAVQDLVHTPERIPASLTDPWNAWTACRTVGDPAKLARRALDAAMVLADACAAVRERAAGELEKRDERWSALVARLAGWAKRARAAEAAKERLRDLRKASAWLKTLAAELREQRMEGFADQSQRIWEKLRQESNIDLKAVSLKGSEKATVRKLVMDVTVDGREASALGVMSQGEQHSLALSLFLPRAATTDSPFGFIVIDDPVQSMDPAKVHGLARVLHELGEHRQVVVFTHDTRLQRAFAGQELPVTVFEVERGTSSRVSVRPVTDPVRQALDDARAIAATGDLPEAARTHVLPSLCRIALENAFLEAAWVRHHRAGGPEHALQAAVAGADKLMKVAALALFGDAGRTGDVYRELLSRCGPRAVDLLKQCQDGAHAAGVRITDPHRFVDAVETMAQKVRRPEVAA; translated from the coding sequence ATGACCGAGACAGCACAGCCCGACCCGTCCACGAACCCCACCCCCGCCCACCCGGCTGCAGCCGACCAGCCCGCCCCGCTGGCCGAGCTGGTGCGGGCCCGCCTGGCCGCGGCGGAACTCGCCGAGCCGGTGAAGGCGCTTGTCGAGGAAGCCCTTGGCGACGGTGAGACCCGGGTGGCCTCCCCGGTCGGCCGCGTCTATCTCGAGTCCGTCTCCGTATCCCGGTTCCGCGGCATCGGCCCCCGCGCCTGGCTCAGGCTCAGCCCCCGGCCCGGCGTGAACCTCGTCGTCGGCCGCAACGGTTCCGGCAAGTCCAGCATCGCCGAGGGCATCGAGACGGCCTTCACCGGCACGAACCTGCGGTGGGAGGGCAAGGACGCGGCGAGGACCCAAAACTGGCGCAACCTCCACGACACCGACGGCGGGCCGGAGATCGAGGTCAAGCTCGCCGTCGCGGGAGACACCGGCCGCAGCACCCTCGTCCGCACCTGGGAGGGCGAGGACTTCGACGACTCCCGCGGTGAGCTCAGGCGGCCCGGACACGGTCGCGCCTCCCTGGACCAGGTGGGCTGGGAGCAGCCCCTGGCGAACTTCCGGCCCTTCCTCTCGTACGCCGACCTCGACCGCATGCTCAGCGGGAAGCCGGCCCACATGTACGACGCCATCGCCACCATCCTCGGCCTGGGCCGGCTCAGCACCGCCGAGGGCCGGCTCCGCCAGGAGCTCAGGGGGCTTGAAGCGGCGGCGAAGGCGGTGAAAGAGGAGCTGCCCGGCCTCAAGGACGCCCTGTACGAGCTGGAGGACGACGACCGCGCCGTCCAGGCTCTCCTGGCCGTCGACACCCCGGGCACCCCCGACTTCGTCACCCTCGACGCGCTGGTCGCCGGCCTGCCCGCCCGCGCCGACGACGGCCTGATCGCCGAGCTGCGCGTGGAGGCCGCCGTCCAGAGCCCCGACATCGACCGGACCGGAGCGGCTGTGGACCGGCTGCGCGAAGCCCTCGCCAGCGTCGACGATCTGCGCGGCACCAGTGCCGAGGACGCCCTGCAGCGCGCGGCGCTCCTCGAGCGGGCGGTGGACCACCACGACCGCCACCCCGACGTGGACTCCTGCCCCGTCTGCGGGACCACCGGCAAGCTGGACGCGGCCTGGGCCGCCGAGGCCCTGGCCGAGATCACCGCGCTCCGGCAGGAGGCCGAGACGGCCACGGCCGCGCGCGCCGAACTCCGCTCGGCCGCCCGGGCGGTGCAGGACCTCGTCCACACGCCCGAGCGGATCCCCGCCTCTCTCACCGACCCCTGGAATGCCTGGACCGCCTGCCGCACGGTCGGCGACCCCGCCAAACTCGCCCGGCGCGCCCTCGACGCCGCCATGGTCCTGGCCGACGCCTGCGCCGCCGTCCGGGAGCGGGCCGCCGGTGAGCTGGAGAAGCGCGACGAGCGCTGGAGCGCGCTCGTCGCCCGCCTGGCGGGCTGGGCGAAGCGCGCCCGTGCCGCAGAGGCGGCCAAGGAGCGGCTGAGGGACCTGAGGAAGGCGAGCGCCTGGCTCAAGACCCTCGCCGCCGAGCTGCGGGAGCAGCGCATGGAGGGCTTCGCCGATCAGTCGCAGCGGATCTGGGAGAAGCTCCGCCAGGAGAGCAACATCGACCTCAAGGCCGTGAGCCTGAAGGGCAGCGAGAAGGCCACCGTCCGCAAGCTCGTCATGGACGTCACCGTCGACGGCCGGGAGGCCTCGGCGCTCGGCGTGATGAGCCAGGGTGAGCAGCACTCCCTCGCCTTGTCCCTGTTCCTACCCCGCGCGGCGACCACCGACAGCCCGTTCGGCTTCATCGTCATCGACGACCCCGTGCAGTCCATGGACCCGGCCAAGGTCCACGGACTCGCCCGGGTCCTGCACGAGCTCGGCGAGCACCGGCAGGTCGTGGTGTTCACCCACGACACGCGGCTCCAGCGCGCGTTCGCCGGCCAGGAGCTGCCGGTGACGGTGTTCGAGGTCGAGCGGGGCACGTCGTCCCGAGTGAGCGTCAGGCCGGTCACCGACCCGGTCCGGCAGGCGCTCGACGACGCCCGGGCCATCGCCGCCACCGGTGACCTCCCGGAGGCGGCGAGGACCCATGTCCTGCCCAGCCTGTGCCGCATCGCCCTGGAGAACGCCTTCCTCGAGGCCGCTTGGGTCCGGCACCACCGCGCCGGAGGCCCCGAGCACGCGCTGCAGGCCGCCGTCGCCGGAGCCGACAAGCTCATGAAGGTCGCGGCGCTGGCCCTGTTCGGTGACGCCGGGCGGACCGGTGACGTCTACCGGGAACTGCTGTCGCGCTGCGGACCGCGCGCGGTGGACCTGCTCAAGCAGTGTCAGGACGGCGCTCACGCCGCGGGGGTGCGGATCACCGATCCCCACCGCTTCGTCGACGCCGTCGAGACCATGGCGCAGAAGGTGCGCAGGCCGGAGGTGGCCGCCTGA
- a CDS encoding DUF6119 family protein produces the protein MSSKRQRKHTTRKSTLHRLKVPRTGVADLRDLVRDRYLESPDHTVRDFAAQGIEGLLVAGGVPRERADWCTAVEAITGLAVSERSHSAAGLVLMRTERGFYALSYGVGHHMLDPSHRDDDFGLEFATRSLDEDGVIKVRNQIMDGRGRIDEYSVARGERIDGFGLDRIGAIVRRLCGTVSGIPLTSVRDGKAHQVKVECAASTIKLPLATRPEDFLGDLRAIEEICARPEPLPELRFVDRVRTLAPSGRKAEEAKDALDRLLADPDSPRLAVSVPESCLEAFGSAQAFRLTRPNHGREEVTDLDLAALLRFVGDEDEGDRLKALGEVRVTLYADDDCRTPASSATKGSEWLIADVPVGAHRYFYGQGKWYEVGAEFLETLQEELRELFARKGTVTLPPWPKGVSDSKGRDSHDEAWYNEEVAKQPGYTLFDKKTVVTDRFNGGGLEICDVLGPRGELICVKKASQTASLNHLFAQGVVAVETLRTDLEVREKFRTQVAARAGGHMVPEDLGALRVVFGILLKDGRDITVDSLFAFAQVSLLNAARRLRAMHAEVEVIPIRR, from the coding sequence ATGAGCAGCAAGCGGCAGCGCAAGCACACCACCCGGAAGTCGACACTCCACCGCCTCAAGGTGCCCCGGACAGGGGTAGCCGACCTCCGGGACCTGGTCCGAGACCGCTACCTGGAGAGCCCCGACCACACGGTGCGGGATTTCGCCGCGCAGGGCATCGAAGGCCTGCTGGTCGCTGGGGGAGTCCCCCGCGAGCGGGCCGACTGGTGCACGGCGGTCGAGGCCATCACCGGCCTCGCGGTCAGCGAGCGCAGCCACTCCGCCGCCGGCCTCGTCCTGATGCGGACCGAGCGCGGCTTCTACGCCCTCAGCTACGGCGTGGGCCACCACATGCTCGACCCCTCTCACCGCGACGACGACTTCGGACTGGAGTTCGCCACCCGCAGCCTCGACGAGGACGGCGTCATCAAGGTCCGCAACCAGATCATGGACGGTCGGGGGCGGATCGACGAGTATTCGGTCGCCCGCGGAGAGCGCATCGACGGCTTCGGACTCGACCGGATCGGCGCCATCGTCAGGCGCCTGTGCGGCACTGTCAGCGGCATCCCCCTGACGTCGGTACGGGACGGAAAGGCCCACCAGGTCAAGGTGGAATGCGCGGCGTCGACCATCAAGCTACCCCTGGCGACCCGTCCCGAGGACTTCCTCGGCGATCTGCGGGCGATCGAGGAGATCTGCGCCCGCCCCGAACCCCTTCCCGAACTGCGCTTCGTCGACCGAGTCCGCACCCTCGCCCCTTCCGGTCGCAAGGCGGAAGAGGCGAAGGACGCCCTGGACAGGCTGCTCGCAGATCCGGACAGTCCCCGCCTCGCCGTCAGCGTGCCGGAGTCCTGCCTGGAGGCCTTCGGATCCGCCCAGGCGTTCCGGCTCACCAGACCGAACCACGGCCGCGAGGAGGTGACCGACCTCGATCTGGCCGCCCTGCTGAGGTTCGTCGGGGACGAGGACGAGGGCGACCGGTTGAAGGCGCTGGGGGAGGTGCGCGTCACGCTGTACGCCGACGACGACTGCCGGACTCCCGCGAGCTCCGCCACCAAGGGCTCCGAGTGGCTCATCGCCGACGTTCCGGTCGGGGCCCACCGCTACTTCTACGGTCAGGGGAAGTGGTACGAGGTCGGCGCCGAGTTCCTGGAAACGCTGCAGGAGGAACTGCGGGAGCTGTTCGCGCGGAAGGGGACGGTGACCCTGCCGCCGTGGCCGAAGGGCGTGAGCGACTCGAAGGGACGGGACTCCCACGACGAGGCCTGGTACAACGAAGAGGTCGCCAAACAGCCGGGCTACACGCTGTTCGACAAGAAGACCGTCGTCACCGACAGGTTCAATGGCGGCGGCCTTGAGATCTGTGACGTTCTCGGGCCCCGGGGTGAGCTGATCTGCGTGAAGAAGGCGTCGCAGACCGCGTCCCTCAACCACCTCTTCGCCCAGGGAGTGGTCGCGGTCGAGACACTCCGTACCGACCTCGAGGTGCGCGAGAAGTTCCGCACGCAGGTGGCCGCCCGAGCCGGAGGTCACATGGTCCCGGAGGATCTCGGCGCTCTCCGTGTGGTGTTCGGCATCCTCCTCAAGGACGGGCGGGACATCACCGTCGACTCCCTCTTCGCCTTCGCCCAGGTCTCGCTCCTGAACGCGGCCCGGCGACTGCGCGCCATGCACGCCGAGGTGGAAGTGATCCCCATCCGTCGCTGA